Proteins from a single region of Pseudarthrobacter sp. NIBRBAC000502772:
- a CDS encoding DUF4352 domain-containing protein, with product MTTPEFPGAGSQQTSPNHPPVAQSAYEASTPTLPPRPTKAKKPLNVVGLIALITAVLGFIFACMPGALIVGWILLPIAFVLALVSLFQRDKPKGMGITALILSIVGTIVGVVVFFGAVGSSIDNALGSGDTKVVAPSGDAGATNGGAAEAPAAKTGTRETPHPIGSVIESKDWRVVVNSVTLAATDAVVAANQFNDPPAAGSEYILVNYSATYIGDDANGQTPSFVSVEYVTADGRTVNSYDKSVVEPDPISSNALYNGGSATGNQAFEVPSATAAQGVLAVRAGMFGDKVFVAAK from the coding sequence ATGACTACACCAGAGTTCCCTGGGGCGGGCTCACAGCAGACTTCGCCCAACCACCCACCTGTCGCGCAGTCGGCTTACGAGGCGTCAACGCCGACCCTCCCGCCCCGGCCGACGAAGGCAAAGAAGCCATTAAACGTCGTCGGGCTCATCGCCCTCATCACAGCAGTGCTCGGCTTCATCTTCGCTTGTATGCCCGGCGCGCTCATCGTTGGCTGGATACTGCTGCCTATCGCATTCGTTCTGGCTCTCGTCTCCCTGTTCCAAAGGGACAAGCCCAAGGGGATGGGTATCACTGCCTTGATCCTGTCAATCGTTGGAACAATTGTCGGGGTCGTCGTGTTCTTTGGCGCCGTCGGGTCGTCGATCGACAACGCCCTCGGCAGCGGCGACACCAAAGTCGTAGCACCGTCCGGGGATGCAGGTGCCACTAACGGCGGGGCAGCGGAAGCTCCCGCTGCCAAAACTGGAACCCGCGAGACCCCCCATCCGATCGGCTCGGTCATTGAGTCCAAGGACTGGCGCGTTGTGGTCAACTCAGTCACCCTTGCCGCCACAGACGCTGTTGTCGCTGCCAACCAATTCAACGACCCGCCTGCCGCGGGTTCGGAGTACATCCTCGTGAACTACTCCGCCACCTACATCGGCGATGACGCTAACGGGCAGACGCCTTCGTTCGTGTCAGTCGAATACGTGACAGCAGACGGCAGGACCGTGAACAGCTACGACAAGTCCGTCGTAGAACCGGATCCTATCAGCTCGAACGCGCTTTATAACGGCGGCTCTGCAACAGGCAATCAGGCTTTTGAAGTGCCGTCGGCCACCGCGGCTCAAGGCGTTCTCGCCGTCAGGGCGGGCATGTTCGGTGACAAGGTATTCGTCGCAGCCAAATAA
- a CDS encoding 2,3-butanediol dehydrogenase — translation MKAARFHGRKDIRIEDVPEPELRAGAVKIDVAWCGICGTDLHEYLEGPIFVPAPGHAHPLSGEEAPVTLGHEFSGTVSEVGEGVTGLAKGDNVVVEPYFVCDECDSCQAGNYHLCRKMGFIGLSGGGGGLSEKIVVDARWVHPIGDIPLDEAALIEPLSVAHHAVARSGVKAGDVALVGGSGPIGLLTAAVLKGMGVTTIVSELTLARKEKAVSSGVADHVLDPSKEDVPARVLELTGGTGADVAFECAGVNAVLDTMLDAVRPAGVVVNVSIWGAPATVDMQKLVLKEIDLRGTIAYVRDHAAAIKLVQEGKVDLKPFITGRIALEDLVEQGFDTLINHKETAVKVLVHP, via the coding sequence ATGAAAGCAGCACGTTTTCACGGCAGGAAAGACATCCGGATCGAGGATGTGCCGGAGCCGGAGCTCCGCGCCGGGGCCGTCAAGATCGACGTCGCCTGGTGCGGCATCTGCGGAACCGACCTGCACGAGTACCTCGAAGGACCCATCTTCGTCCCCGCCCCGGGGCATGCCCACCCGCTCTCGGGGGAGGAGGCTCCGGTGACTTTGGGGCACGAGTTCTCCGGTACTGTGTCTGAAGTCGGCGAAGGGGTGACGGGCCTCGCGAAGGGGGACAACGTCGTCGTCGAACCCTATTTTGTCTGCGACGAATGCGATTCCTGCCAGGCGGGCAATTACCACCTGTGCCGCAAGATGGGGTTCATCGGGCTCTCCGGCGGCGGGGGAGGCCTGAGCGAGAAGATCGTGGTGGACGCCCGATGGGTGCATCCCATCGGGGACATCCCGCTGGACGAGGCGGCCCTGATCGAGCCGCTGTCCGTGGCGCACCATGCGGTGGCGCGCAGCGGTGTGAAGGCGGGCGACGTGGCCCTGGTGGGCGGGTCGGGGCCGATCGGGCTGCTCACCGCGGCCGTCCTCAAGGGCATGGGCGTGACTACGATCGTCAGCGAGCTGACGCTGGCCCGCAAGGAGAAGGCGGTTTCCAGCGGCGTGGCGGACCATGTGCTGGACCCCAGCAAGGAGGACGTCCCGGCGCGGGTGCTGGAACTCACCGGCGGTACCGGTGCGGACGTCGCCTTCGAATGCGCCGGCGTGAACGCTGTGCTGGACACCATGCTCGACGCCGTCCGGCCGGCGGGTGTGGTGGTCAACGTGTCCATCTGGGGTGCGCCTGCCACGGTGGACATGCAGAAGCTGGTCCTGAAGGAGATCGACCTGCGCGGGACCATCGCCTACGTCCGGGACCACGCTGCCGCCATCAAACTGGTGCAGGAAGGCAAGGTGGATCTGAAGCCGTTCATCACCGGCAGGATCGCGCTGGAGGACCTGGTGGAGCAGGGCTTCGACACGCTCATCAATCACAAGGAGACGGCGGTGAAAGTGCTGGTGCACCCGTAG
- a CDS encoding HNH endonuclease, whose translation MARAAGLCEMEAGFRRRCSRPAEHGDHFYPWSKGGSTSLQNFVAACARCNRAKGARIPSPGQQERIERRRRDYFMPEGSVSVGERQPLR comes from the coding sequence ATGGCCCGAGCTGCCGGCCTGTGTGAAATGGAGGCCGGATTCCGGCGCCGTTGCTCCCGGCCCGCCGAACACGGCGACCACTTCTACCCCTGGTCCAAAGGCGGATCCACCAGCCTGCAGAACTTCGTCGCCGCCTGCGCCAGGTGCAATCGGGCGAAGGGCGCCAGGATTCCTTCGCCAGGCCAACAGGAACGGATAGAACGACGACGGCGTGACTACTTCATGCCCGAAGGTTCGGTTAGCGTCGGCGAACGGCAGCCGCTTCGCTGA